One genomic region from Bradyrhizobium icense encodes:
- a CDS encoding ABC transporter permease, producing the protein MLRLIARRLALGVLVALTVMTLAFLLTRLSGDLAVSIAGPQATQADVEIIRKAYGLDRPLYVQFFAWTGRAMVGDFGQSYFFKDSVANLIQKRLPITLTLGLVGLSLALIISLPLGILAALRENTWIDRGVTLFTMVGQAVPSFWLALILMIVLGLQLGILPISGTGTWQHFVMPGIVLAFTAIPALTRLTRSGMIEAMASDYIRTARAKGLSRARIIFKHALRNAAIPVVSIAAVQLGFMLGGSIVIETVFALHGVGYLGWESIAKNDFPVVQAVVLVLAVFYIGLTLLADILNALLDPRLRTG; encoded by the coding sequence ATGTTGCGTCTGATTGCCCGGCGTCTTGCTCTCGGTGTGCTGGTCGCACTGACCGTCATGACGCTCGCGTTCCTGCTGACACGGCTGTCGGGCGATCTTGCGGTGTCGATCGCGGGTCCGCAGGCGACGCAGGCCGATGTCGAAATCATACGCAAGGCCTACGGCCTCGACCGCCCGCTCTATGTCCAGTTTTTCGCCTGGACCGGCCGCGCCATGGTCGGCGACTTCGGCCAGAGCTATTTCTTCAAGGACAGCGTGGCGAACCTGATCCAGAAGCGCCTGCCGATCACGCTGACGCTCGGCCTGGTCGGCCTGAGCCTCGCCTTGATTATCTCGCTTCCGCTCGGCATCCTGGCGGCGCTGCGCGAGAACACCTGGATCGACCGCGGCGTCACCCTGTTCACGATGGTCGGGCAGGCGGTGCCGAGCTTCTGGCTGGCGCTGATCCTGATGATCGTGCTCGGCCTGCAGCTCGGCATCCTGCCGATATCAGGCACCGGCACCTGGCAGCATTTCGTGATGCCCGGCATCGTACTTGCCTTCACCGCGATCCCGGCGCTGACGCGGCTGACGCGCTCCGGCATGATCGAGGCGATGGCCTCGGACTATATCCGCACCGCCCGCGCCAAGGGCCTGTCGCGGGCGCGCATCATCTTCAAGCACGCGCTGCGTAACGCCGCCATACCGGTCGTGTCGATCGCCGCGGTCCAGCTCGGCTTCATGCTGGGCGGTTCGATCGTGATCGAAACCGTGTTCGCCCTGCATGGCGTCGGCTATCTCGGTTGGGAGAGCATCGCCAAGAACGATTTCCCCGTGGTGCAGGCGGTGGTGCTGGTGCTGGCCGTGTTCTATATCGGCCTCACGCTCCTGGCCGATATCCTCAATGCGCTGCTCGATCCGAGGCTGAGGACCGGATGA